A stretch of Astyanax mexicanus isolate ESR-SI-001 chromosome 21, AstMex3_surface, whole genome shotgun sequence DNA encodes these proteins:
- the LOC125785782 gene encoding B-cell receptor CD22-like — protein MVNLTCSSDANPPVENYTWFKEGGDSPVGSGQSYVPLQSGSYYCQAQNQHGAQRSAAVSVVSDILKNYYQSLILYIAVGAGGVCGLAITFITVFFCMRSRRKRQAGNVDEQIYANVMRETRPPHNDDNNDDNDDDDDDDILDYENVPDSRKQH, from the exons ATGGTAAATCTGACCTGTAGCAGTGATGCTAACCCACCTGTGGAgaactacacctggtttaaagaaggtggagactcacctgtaggatctggacagAGTTATGTTCCTCTACAGAGTGGATCCTACTACTGCCAGGCTCAGAACCAACATGGAGCTCAGAGATCAGCTGCTGTTTCAGTGGTTTCTGACATTCTGAAGAATTact ATCAATCGTTGATTCTATACATAGCTGTTGGAGCTGGTGGAGTTTGTGGGCTTGCAATCACATTTATCACTGTGTTTTTCTGCATGAG GAGCAGGAGAAAGAGGCAGGCTGGAAACGTGGATGAACAAATCTATGCG AATGTCATGCGAGAGACCCGTCCTCCtcataatgatgataataatgatgataatgatgatgatgatgatgatgatattctAGACTACGAGAACGTTCCG
- the LOC111188453 gene encoding B-cell receptor CD22-like, with product MPCRHLCIQAGASGAEWSTNYIQQEICALNGSTVFMNGSFTHPERLRVKQKFWVIDVVPKQEPPDLRTIPGYSGRVEYFHDKNNNFALKLSNVMKKDEHEYCYRVITDVEGQRWMRSPGIRLRVTELHVESPGEVTEGESAVLTCKTTCSLTDPTFIWYKDGRPLTTEMIQKNQQLHLQTVSSEDAGSYSCAVRGSEHLPSTAQTLRVRHPPKNVSVSISPSGGIVEGSSVTLTCSSDGDPPVEIYTWFKEDGDSPVGSGQSFSIISITADHTGLYYCEAQNAVGVQNGSVMIGVQR from the exons GAGCTTCTGGAGCAGAGTGGAGTACGAATTACATCCAGCAGGAAATATGTGCTTTAAATGGATCTACAGTGTTTATGAACGGAAGTTTTACACATCCAGAACGTCTTAGAGTCAAACAGAAGTTTTGGGTCATAGATGTAGTTCCAAAGCAAGAGCCACCTGATCTGAGAACAATCCCAGGTTACTCAGGCAGGGTTGAGTATTttcatgataaaaataataatttcgcCCTCAAACTGAGTAACGTAATGAAGAAGGATGAACATGAGTACTGCTACAGAGTCATAACAGATGTAGAAGGTCAGAGATGGATGAGAAGTCCTGGAATTAGACTCAGAGTTACAG AGCTCCATGTAGAATCTCCTGGAGAAGTAACAGAAGGAGAATCAGCAGTTCTGACGTGTAAAAccacctgcagtctgactgatccaacattcatctggtacaaagatggacgtcctttaaccacagagatgatccagaagaatcagcagctccacctgcagacagtcagcagtgaggatgcaggcagttatagctgtgctgtaagaggatctgaacatctcccctctactgctcaaactctcagagtcagac atcctccaaagaacgtctcagtgtccatcagtccctctggtggaatagtggagggaagttcagtgactctgacctgcagcagtgatggagacccacctgtggagatctacacctggtttaaagaagatggagactcacctgtaggatctggacagagtttcagcatcatcagcatcactgctgatcacactggaCTGTACTACTGTGAAGCTCAGAATGCAGTTGGAGTTCAGAATGGATCTGTGATGATTGGTGTTCAGA GATGA